The following proteins come from a genomic window of Haloarcula salinisoli:
- a CDS encoding helix-turn-helix domain-containing protein, giving the protein MEYNDETAAKIMLAIRPGDSIRRIAQKIDASYSWVYDWIERLDDADFIRRDGGVYVENYAIRDRYFDLMAAISQSVSPSIDDGYVIPHFAEMSFAYTKIDSVYVWTHGGYQIARGHDDYPIFLKVRDQDVERWTAFFDEFGILNSVEERLDESVLDSPVSYVLFPSADELEPEWVEGNPVISLDETISHMMENRVNYEPALEMIATEYDRDLDASHEDPRLKS; this is encoded by the coding sequence ATGGAGTATAACGACGAGACGGCGGCTAAAATCATGTTGGCGATTCGTCCGGGGGATTCTATCCGACGGATCGCCCAGAAGATTGACGCCTCATACTCCTGGGTCTATGACTGGATTGAACGATTAGACGACGCGGACTTCATTCGTCGGGACGGCGGTGTCTATGTCGAGAACTACGCTATTAGAGATCGCTATTTCGATCTCATGGCGGCAATCTCACAGTCGGTTTCTCCCTCAATAGACGATGGATACGTTATCCCCCACTTTGCCGAAATGTCGTTCGCCTACACGAAAATTGACAGTGTCTATGTCTGGACTCATGGGGGATATCAGATAGCTCGGGGTCACGACGATTATCCGATCTTTCTCAAAGTTCGTGACCAGGATGTCGAGCGCTGGACCGCCTTCTTTGATGAGTTCGGCATCCTCAACTCTGTTGAAGAGCGATTAGATGAAAGTGTGCTTGATTCGCCGGTCTCGTATGTCCTCTTCCCCTCCGCTGACGAGCTCGAACCTGAGTGGGTTGAGGGCAACCCTGTTATTTCACTCGACGAGACGATTTCTCATATGATGGAGAACCGTGTGAACTACGAACCGGCTTTGGAGATGATCGCTACAGAATACGATCGGGATCTCGACGCTAGTCACGAGGATCCACGGTTGAAATCATGA
- a CDS encoding transcription initiation factor IIB: MSTESSPATGRRHQKQERSNLSTEETPTSRLASERCCPECESDDLVVQQNETYCERCGLVVHRDDLDRRRRWNYTESGRESERTGSPTTHRLHDRGLSTDIGYYRDGAGNPLDSNTQRLFSRLRRWDAQSKVPSKRDKSLRDGLSEIARLISVLDLSDSIFDEAVDIYRKAWDANLLKGRSIEAIASGSVFAACRLEQLPRHRSEVADVARVDSDAIDNAYGQLNRELELAIPPSLPQDFLPRIASVIGAANHVEQRARELLLCPAVGRLSNGRPPSGVAAAALYHVQQAETGEKRVSQKAIAEAGFTSALTIRTIWRKLQELEKEGKLCDNADTMPTLHTGGNPAKR, encoded by the coding sequence ATGTCCACAGAATCTTCACCCGCAACTGGTCGTCGACATCAGAAACAAGAACGCTCAAACCTCTCTACGGAAGAAACGCCAACGTCCCGGCTAGCATCGGAGCGCTGCTGTCCTGAGTGTGAGAGCGACGACTTGGTCGTTCAACAAAACGAAACTTACTGCGAGAGATGTGGCCTCGTTGTCCACCGTGACGACCTCGATCGTCGCCGGAGGTGGAACTACACCGAGAGTGGACGTGAGTCCGAACGGACTGGCTCTCCAACCACCCATCGGCTTCACGACCGAGGCCTCTCGACCGATATCGGCTACTACCGAGACGGCGCCGGAAACCCGCTCGATTCGAATACTCAACGGCTGTTTTCGCGCCTCCGTCGCTGGGATGCTCAGTCGAAAGTTCCCTCAAAACGGGATAAATCGCTGAGGGATGGTCTTAGCGAGATTGCTCGGTTAATTAGCGTTCTAGACCTCTCTGACTCGATATTCGACGAAGCCGTGGATATCTATCGGAAAGCGTGGGATGCGAACTTGCTCAAGGGTCGCTCCATTGAGGCGATTGCCAGTGGTAGTGTGTTCGCTGCCTGCCGACTGGAACAGCTACCCCGGCATAGAAGTGAGGTCGCCGACGTCGCCCGTGTCGACAGTGATGCGATCGATAACGCCTATGGGCAGCTGAATCGGGAATTGGAATTGGCAATCCCACCATCTCTTCCGCAAGATTTCCTCCCACGTATTGCGTCGGTAATCGGGGCGGCCAATCACGTTGAACAACGTGCCCGAGAGCTGCTTCTTTGTCCTGCGGTCGGCAGACTTTCGAATGGACGACCGCCGTCTGGGGTTGCAGCCGCCGCATTATATCACGTTCAGCAGGCTGAGACCGGTGAAAAACGTGTATCTCAAAAGGCCATTGCTGAAGCTGGCTTCACTTCCGCACTCACCATTCGAACGATTTGGCGGAAGCTTCAGGAGCTCGAAAAGGAGGGGAAATTGTGCGACAACGCCGATACGATGCCTACGTTACACACCGGCGGTAATCCAGCCAAGCGGTAG
- a CDS encoding DNA polymerase sliding clamp, whose translation MSTNTESTADAQPEDDIDNLEIEADPEGTVEEDATDATTNEEVDGEANIDSEPAADLTDEQDTSEESIAEASDEADAEDETEEESVLTGPPERFQAAILGGELKNFVSTLRVIVDEAKLTVGPDGITSRAVDPANVAMYDLELSAAAFESYESSDGLLGVNLERFESVLKLAKKDDLVQVSFDTSTYKLLIVIDGVEFTMACIDPDSIRQEPEIPEMELPISLTVGGSQISRAVKAADMVSDHIGFRCVEADETVFIEAEGDTDDVSLRLTADEYESLDAVDGRALFSLDYIKNISKKLPKTDDVTLTFGDQFPMLVDYEIADGECSVAAMVAPRIET comes from the coding sequence ATGAGCACGAACACTGAATCCACAGCAGACGCACAACCTGAAGACGATATCGACAATCTGGAAATCGAAGCCGACCCGGAAGGTACGGTTGAGGAAGACGCTACTGACGCAACAACAAACGAAGAGGTCGATGGTGAGGCTAATATCGACAGTGAGCCAGCAGCCGACCTGACCGACGAGCAAGACACCAGTGAGGAGTCGATAGCAGAGGCTTCCGACGAAGCTGATGCCGAAGACGAGACTGAGGAGGAAAGCGTACTCACGGGCCCTCCAGAGCGCTTCCAGGCTGCGATCTTGGGTGGCGAACTCAAGAATTTCGTCTCAACCCTGCGAGTCATCGTCGACGAGGCGAAACTGACTGTTGGACCGGACGGCATTACTAGCAGAGCGGTTGACCCAGCGAACGTCGCGATGTACGATCTAGAGCTGTCGGCTGCTGCATTCGAATCCTACGAGTCCAGTGACGGCTTGCTGGGAGTCAATCTGGAGCGATTCGAGTCCGTTCTCAAACTCGCAAAGAAAGATGATCTCGTCCAGGTTTCGTTCGACACTTCCACGTACAAGCTTCTCATCGTCATCGACGGTGTCGAGTTCACGATGGCGTGTATCGACCCCGATAGTATACGGCAGGAGCCCGAAATTCCGGAGATGGAACTCCCAATCAGCCTTACCGTCGGGGGGAGCCAGATATCGCGAGCGGTGAAGGCTGCTGACATGGTCTCCGATCACATCGGATTCCGCTGCGTAGAAGCTGACGAGACAGTGTTCATCGAGGCTGAAGGCGATACCGATGACGTCTCGCTCAGACTCACTGCTGACGAATACGAGAGTCTAGACGCCGTTGACGGACGAGCACTATTCAGTCTTGACTATATCAAGAACATCTCCAAAAAGCTCCCCAAGACTGACGATGTCACTCTCACATTCGGAGACCAATTCCCGATGCTGGTAGACTACGAAATTGCAGACGGCGAGTGTAGTGTCGCAGCGATGGTGGCCCCACGTATCGAGACCTGA